Proteins from one Aureimonas sp. SA4125 genomic window:
- a CDS encoding ABC transporter ATP-binding protein, producing MMDRFLQRFENVIAPFADSDDAEEARTRRVGYLDPLPRDANRFIWHFAKQAKWPLIGLLVTGGLTGGVEAVLFTGVGMIIDALEQSTPATLMANHFWLLLGLALLTLVGRTVVLFAASVLEEQVISPSFYNRVRWQAYRRLMEQPYTFFQNDFAGRIAQKVQQVGEATGDFIVTTLQTFWSFITFILLAVTILGALDWKMAAVLLVWSVGYVWIVRVLLPKIRIYGRATADARSVVSGRVVDSFTNILSVKLFDPSRKVDEFVRDGFASYVGKVRQLTRALTSVRTAVAVLNGVMMTAVGILAVIGWQAGSVSTGGVATALGLVLRLNQMSGWMMFNINGLVRNYGTIQDAVATVTVLPTLLDRPDATDLNVPRGEIRFDNIVFHYGKGAGVIDGLSLTIRPGEKVGLVGRSGAGKTTLVNLLLRLYDLEGGRILIDGVDIADVTQASLRGEIGVVTQDTSLLHRSIRDNIAFGRPDAGEDEVILAAERANAEGFIPGLRDPAGRSGYDAHVGERGIKLSGGQRQRIAIARVLLKNAPILVLDEATSALDSEVEAAIQENLSAMMQGKTVIAIAHRLSTIAALDRLIVIDAGHIVEEGSHAELIHRGGLYAQLWARQSGGFIDSEAAE from the coding sequence ATGATGGACCGGTTCCTGCAGCGTTTCGAAAACGTCATCGCGCCTTTCGCCGACAGCGACGACGCGGAAGAAGCGCGCACCCGGCGGGTCGGCTATCTCGACCCGCTGCCCCGGGATGCCAACCGCTTCATCTGGCATTTCGCCAAGCAGGCCAAATGGCCGCTGATCGGCCTTCTCGTCACCGGCGGGCTGACCGGCGGCGTCGAGGCGGTTCTTTTCACTGGCGTCGGCATGATCATCGACGCGCTGGAGCAGTCCACCCCGGCGACGCTGATGGCCAACCATTTCTGGCTGCTGCTCGGCCTCGCGCTTCTCACGCTTGTCGGACGCACGGTCGTGCTGTTTGCCGCCTCGGTTCTGGAAGAGCAGGTGATCTCGCCCTCCTTCTACAACCGCGTGCGTTGGCAGGCCTATCGGCGCCTGATGGAGCAGCCCTACACCTTCTTCCAGAACGATTTTGCCGGCCGGATCGCGCAGAAGGTGCAGCAGGTCGGCGAGGCGACGGGCGACTTCATCGTCACCACGCTGCAGACCTTCTGGTCCTTCATCACCTTCATCCTGCTTGCCGTGACCATTCTCGGCGCGCTCGACTGGAAGATGGCGGCGGTCCTCCTCGTCTGGTCGGTCGGCTATGTCTGGATCGTGAGGGTTCTCCTGCCGAAGATCCGGATCTATGGCCGGGCGACGGCCGACGCACGCTCGGTCGTCTCGGGCCGGGTGGTCGACAGTTTCACCAACATCCTGTCGGTCAAGCTCTTCGACCCCTCGCGCAAGGTCGACGAGTTCGTCAGGGACGGGTTCGCCTCCTACGTCGGCAAGGTGCGGCAGCTGACGCGCGCGCTGACTTCTGTGCGCACCGCCGTCGCCGTGCTGAACGGCGTCATGATGACGGCGGTCGGCATCCTGGCGGTGATCGGCTGGCAGGCTGGCAGCGTCTCCACCGGCGGCGTCGCGACGGCGCTCGGACTCGTGCTGCGCCTTAACCAGATGTCGGGCTGGATGATGTTCAACATCAACGGCCTCGTTCGCAACTACGGCACCATCCAGGATGCGGTCGCGACCGTCACCGTGCTGCCGACGCTGCTCGATCGCCCCGATGCCACCGACCTGAACGTCCCCCGAGGCGAAATCAGATTCGACAACATCGTCTTCCACTACGGCAAGGGCGCCGGCGTTATCGACGGGCTGTCACTGACGATCCGGCCAGGCGAGAAGGTCGGCCTCGTCGGCCGTTCCGGGGCGGGCAAGACGACGCTCGTCAACCTCCTGTTGCGCCTCTACGACCTCGAGGGCGGACGCATCCTCATCGACGGCGTCGACATCGCCGATGTGACCCAGGCCTCGTTGCGCGGTGAGATCGGCGTCGTGACGCAGGACACCTCGCTGCTGCACCGCTCCATCCGCGACAACATCGCCTTCGGCCGGCCGGACGCAGGCGAGGACGAGGTGATCCTGGCGGCCGAGCGCGCCAATGCCGAAGGCTTCATCCCCGGCTTGCGCGATCCTGCCGGGCGTTCCGGCTACGACGCGCATGTCGGCGAGCGCGGCATCAAGCTTTCCGGCGGCCAGCGCCAACGAATCGCCATCGCGCGGGTGCTTCTCAAGAATGCGCCGATCCTGGTCCTCGACGAGGCCACCTCGGCGCTTGATTCCGAGGTCGAGGCGGCGATCCAGGAAAATCTCTCGGCGATGATGCAGGGGAAGACGGTGATCGCGATCGCCCACCGACTGTCGACCATCGCCGCGCTCGACCGGCTGATCGTCATCGATGCGGGGCATATCGTCGAGGAGGGGAGCCACGCCGAACTCATACACCGCGGCGGGCTCTACGCGCAGCTCTGGGCCCGGCAGTCCGGCGGCTTCATCGATAGCGAGGCTGCCGAATAA
- a CDS encoding cytochrome b N-terminal domain-containing protein, whose translation MSGQSSYVPENGFMRWLDARLPLPRMVYDSFVAYPVPRNLNYAYTFGGILGLFLVLQILTGVVLAMHYAANASLAFASVEHIVRDVNWGWMLRYMHANGASFFFIAVYIHIFRGLYYGSYKEPREVLWILGVIIFLLMMATAFMGYVLPWGQMSFWGATVITGFFTAFPGIGEPIQQLLLGGFAVDNATLNRFFSLHYLLPFMIFGVVILHVWALHVSGQTNPTGVEVKTSQDTVPFTPHATIKDGFAMLVFLAIFVYFVFYLPNYMGHPDNYIEANSLKTPAHIVPEWYFLPFYAMLRAITFNIGPIDSKLGGVLVMFGSIIVLFFVPWLDTSRVRSTSYRPMYRIFFWIFVVNAIILGWLGSRPAEGIYPILALIGTIYYFAHFLLLLPLLGLIETPKKLPASITEAVLAKHGATALPAGAAASPEKKG comes from the coding sequence ATGAGTGGCCAATCCTCCTACGTGCCCGAAAACGGCTTCATGCGCTGGCTCGACGCCCGCCTGCCGTTGCCGCGCATGGTCTACGACTCCTTCGTCGCCTATCCGGTGCCGCGCAATCTGAACTATGCCTACACTTTCGGCGGCATTCTCGGCCTGTTCCTGGTGCTGCAGATCCTGACGGGCGTCGTCCTGGCGATGCACTACGCCGCCAATGCAAGCCTCGCCTTCGCTTCCGTCGAGCACATCGTGCGTGACGTGAACTGGGGCTGGATGCTGCGCTACATGCATGCCAACGGCGCCTCCTTCTTCTTCATCGCCGTCTACATCCACATCTTCCGCGGCCTGTACTACGGTTCCTACAAGGAGCCGCGCGAGGTGCTGTGGATCCTCGGCGTCATCATCTTCCTCCTGATGATGGCGACCGCCTTCATGGGCTACGTCCTGCCCTGGGGTCAGATGAGCTTCTGGGGTGCGACCGTCATCACCGGCTTCTTCACCGCCTTCCCCGGCATCGGCGAGCCGATCCAGCAGCTGCTCCTCGGCGGCTTCGCCGTCGACAATGCGACCCTGAACCGCTTCTTCTCGCTGCACTATCTCCTGCCGTTCATGATCTTCGGCGTGGTGATCCTGCACGTCTGGGCGCTGCATGTTTCCGGCCAGACCAACCCGACCGGCGTCGAGGTGAAGACCTCGCAGGACACCGTGCCGTTCACGCCGCATGCGACGATCAAGGACGGGTTCGCCATGTTGGTGTTCCTCGCCATCTTCGTCTACTTCGTCTTCTATCTTCCCAACTACATGGGTCACCCCGACAACTACATCGAGGCGAACTCGCTGAAGACGCCGGCGCACATCGTGCCGGAATGGTACTTCCTGCCGTTCTACGCCATGCTTCGCGCGATCACCTTCAACATCGGTCCGATCGATTCCAAGCTCGGCGGCGTGCTCGTGATGTTCGGGTCGATCATCGTGCTGTTCTTCGTGCCATGGCTCGATACCAGCCGCGTGCGGTCGACTTCCTACCGTCCGATGTACCGCATCTTCTTCTGGATCTTCGTGGTCAACGCGATCATCCTGGGCTGGCTCGGCTCGCGTCCGGCAGAGGGGATCTATCCGATCCTCGCGCTCATCGGCACGATCTATTACTTCGCTCACTTCCTGCTGCTGCTGCCGCTCCTCGGCCTCATCGAGACCCCGAAGAAGTTGCCGGCGTCGATCACCGAAGCCGTGCTCGCCAAGCATGGCGCGACGGCGCTGCCGGCCGGTGCTGCGGCATCGCCCGAGAAGAAGGGCTGA
- the petA gene encoding ubiquinol-cytochrome c reductase iron-sulfur subunit: MSVNDTAEPTRRDFLYIATGAVAAVGAGLAVWPFIDQMNPDAGTLALSSIEVDVTQVAEGQSITAKWRGKPVFIRQRTAKEMEEGKSVQLVDLKDPLARNANLAGDAAATDANRAAVGKEAWLVMVGVCTHLGCIPLGQSGDYDGWFCPCHGSHYDTAGRIRQGPAPTNMEIPPFEFTSDTTVRIG, translated from the coding sequence GTGAGCGTCAACGATACAGCCGAGCCGACCCGGCGGGACTTCCTCTATATCGCCACAGGCGCGGTTGCCGCCGTCGGCGCCGGCTTGGCAGTATGGCCGTTTATCGACCAGATGAATCCGGATGCCGGCACGCTGGCGCTGTCCTCGATCGAGGTTGACGTCACCCAGGTCGCCGAAGGCCAGTCCATCACCGCCAAGTGGCGCGGCAAGCCGGTGTTCATCCGCCAGCGCACGGCCAAGGAGATGGAAGAGGGCAAGAGCGTCCAGCTCGTCGACCTCAAGGATCCCCTGGCCCGCAACGCGAATCTGGCTGGCGATGCCGCCGCGACCGACGCCAACCGCGCCGCGGTCGGCAAGGAAGCCTGGCTCGTGATGGTCGGCGTCTGCACCCATCTCGGCTGCATCCCGCTTGGTCAGTCCGGCGACTATGACGGCTGGTTCTGCCCCTGCCACGGCTCGCACTACGATACGGCCGGACGTATCCGTCAGGGACCTGCTCCAACCAACATGGAGATCCCGCCTTTCGAATTCACATCCGACACGACCGTGCGGATCGGCTGA
- a CDS encoding MaoC family dehydratase gives MTLWDAIEIGEVADLGEHHFTEEEIVRFAEKFDPQPFHLNAEKAKASVLGGLCASGWHTAAVCMRLNVDHQTSRIAAWMTAGNPAPRIGPSPGVTNLRWPRPVFAGDSVSFRQTVTGKRLSASRPGWGVVEFSTLGLNRADTPVFSFAAAAFIGTD, from the coding sequence ATGACTCTCTGGGACGCCATCGAGATCGGCGAGGTCGCAGACCTCGGCGAGCATCACTTCACCGAAGAGGAGATCGTGCGCTTCGCCGAGAAGTTCGACCCGCAGCCGTTCCACCTCAATGCGGAAAAGGCCAAGGCGAGTGTCCTTGGCGGGCTCTGCGCCTCGGGGTGGCACACCGCCGCTGTCTGCATGCGGCTGAACGTCGACCACCAGACCAGCCGGATCGCCGCCTGGATGACGGCTGGCAACCCCGCCCCGCGGATCGGCCCCTCCCCCGGCGTGACCAATCTCAGATGGCCAAGGCCGGTCTTTGCCGGCGACAGCGTCAGCTTCCGCCAGACGGTGACGGGCAAACGCCTGTCGGCCAGCCGCCCCGGCTGGGGCGTGGTCGAATTTTCGACGCTCGGGCTGAACCGGGCGGACACGCCGGTCTTCTCCTTCGCCGCCGCAGCTTTCATCGGGACCGACTGA
- the ychF gene encoding redox-regulated ATPase YchF — MGFRCGIVGLPNVGKSTLFNALTKTAAAQAANYPFCTIEPNTGDVGVPDPRMAVIAKIGKSAQIVPTRITFVDIAGLVRGASKGEGLGNQFLANIREVDAIVHVLRCFVDDDITHVEGKIDPVADADTVETELMLSDLESLERRIVGIRKRASTKDKESLAMLPVMEAALAKLTAGEPVRVLLKGMAPDELAILQGLNLLTSKPVLYVCNVAESDASTGNAYSEAVAEMAKRQGAGSVIISAAIEAEIAQLPEADVPEYMEAVGLTEPGLDRLIRAGYDLLDLITYFTVGPKETRAWTIDKGTKAPQAAGVIHTDFEKGFIRAQTIAYNDFVSLGGEVAAKEAGKARDEGKEYVVQDGDILMFKFNN, encoded by the coding sequence ATGGGTTTCAGATGCGGTATCGTCGGCCTGCCGAATGTCGGCAAGTCGACCCTCTTCAACGCGCTCACCAAGACGGCGGCGGCACAGGCGGCCAATTATCCGTTCTGCACCATCGAGCCGAACACCGGCGATGTCGGCGTGCCCGATCCGCGCATGGCCGTGATCGCCAAGATCGGCAAGTCGGCGCAGATCGTGCCGACGCGCATCACCTTCGTCGACATCGCCGGCCTGGTGCGCGGCGCCTCGAAGGGTGAAGGTCTCGGCAACCAGTTCCTCGCCAACATCCGCGAAGTCGACGCGATCGTCCACGTCCTGCGCTGCTTCGTCGACGACGACATCACGCATGTCGAGGGCAAGATCGACCCGGTGGCGGACGCCGACACGGTCGAGACCGAGCTGATGCTCTCCGACCTCGAAAGCCTCGAGCGCCGCATCGTCGGCATCCGCAAGCGCGCCTCGACGAAGGACAAGGAGTCGCTGGCCATGTTGCCGGTGATGGAAGCGGCGCTGGCAAAGCTCACCGCCGGCGAGCCCGTGCGCGTACTGCTGAAGGGCATGGCGCCGGACGAACTGGCGATCCTGCAGGGCCTCAACCTCCTGACGTCGAAGCCCGTGCTCTATGTCTGCAACGTCGCCGAAAGCGACGCCTCGACGGGCAACGCCTACTCCGAGGCCGTGGCCGAGATGGCCAAGCGCCAAGGCGCCGGCTCGGTGATCATCTCGGCCGCCATCGAAGCGGAGATCGCCCAGCTGCCGGAAGCCGACGTGCCGGAATATATGGAGGCCGTCGGCCTCACCGAACCCGGCCTCGACCGCCTGATCCGTGCCGGCTACGATCTCCTCGACCTCATCACCTACTTCACCGTCGGTCCGAAGGAGACGCGGGCCTGGACGATCGACAAGGGCACCAAGGCACCTCAGGCTGCCGGCGTCATCCATACCGACTTCGAGAAGGGCTTCATCCGCGCCCAGACCATCGCCTACAACGACTTTGTCTCCCTCGGCGGCGAAGTCGCGGCGAAGGAAGCCGGCAAGGCACGCGACGAAGGCAAGGAATACGTCGTCCAGGACGGCGACATCCTGATGTTCAAGTTCAACAACTGA
- a CDS encoding MaoC family dehydratase → MQSFEDFPVGATRALGPYPVDHHAVIAFAREFDPQPMHLDAAAGEAGMLGGLSASGWHTCAMMMRMMADAFLLDSTSQGSPGVDYVKWKRPVRPGDVLSGTMTVRTARLSASRPTLGIAQLHNDIVNQHGESVLETEYTLLLLTREGASA, encoded by the coding sequence ATGCAGAGCTTCGAGGATTTTCCGGTCGGCGCGACCCGCGCGCTCGGCCCCTACCCGGTCGACCATCACGCGGTGATCGCCTTTGCCCGGGAGTTCGACCCGCAGCCGATGCATCTCGACGCCGCGGCGGGCGAGGCGGGCATGCTGGGCGGTCTGTCGGCCTCGGGCTGGCACACCTGCGCGATGATGATGCGGATGATGGCGGACGCCTTCCTGCTCGACTCGACCTCACAGGGCTCGCCCGGTGTCGACTACGTCAAGTGGAAGCGACCGGTACGGCCGGGCGATGTGCTGTCGGGGACGATGACCGTGCGCACGGCCCGCCTGTCCGCCAGCCGGCCGACCCTCGGCATCGCGCAGCTTCACAACGACATCGTCAACCAGCACGGCGAGAGCGTGCTGGAGACCGAGTACACGCTGCTTCTCCTCACCCGCGAAGGAGCTTCCGCATGA
- a CDS encoding ABC transporter ATP-binding protein, which translates to MFSYFERLVDPFPQGRLGSPPKTLWRFIWYFARPIWPLLAVMAVLNALVSLVEVSLFGFLGQIVDWLSASSRETFFQDQGWMLGAMVVVILVVLPSLVFAEALIGFQAIFGNFPMRFRWSIHNWLLEQSLGFFQDEFAGRISTKLMQTALALRETITKSIDVMLYVAVYFGGIVFLVASADWRLVLPFAGWLALYFVLLRHFIPRLMIVAERQADSRAQMTGRIVDAYANIGTVKLFAHTRREAEHSRRSMASFLQPVYGQARLINGFYTSLTLLNSALLVAVGALGIWLWQGDLVSVGAVAVAVGLVLRLNGMSQWIMWEVSALFENIGTIRDGIATFTLPVTLNDVPGAKPLVVTTGEVRFENVGFGYGTEKPHRQAGAVVENLTLTIRPGEKIGLVGRSGAGKTTLLNLLLRFYDVHTGRILIDGQDIARVTQESLRGQIGMVTQDTSLLHRSIRENILYGRPDASEADVRRAVERAQSTGFIDDLSDIDGRHGLDAEVGERGVKLSGGQRQRIAIARVMLKDAPILLLDEATSALDSEVEAAIAENLYTLMQGKTVIAVAHRLSTIAALDRLIVLDRGRIAEEGTHAELIARGGIYAQLWSRQVGGFINADEDDGIDTDGGNTAAAPAPGTVRAAE; encoded by the coding sequence ATGTTCTCCTACTTCGAGCGGTTGGTCGATCCGTTCCCGCAGGGGCGGCTCGGCAGCCCGCCCAAGACGCTCTGGCGCTTCATCTGGTACTTCGCCCGGCCGATCTGGCCGCTACTGGCGGTGATGGCCGTCCTGAACGCGCTGGTCTCGCTGGTCGAAGTGTCGCTGTTCGGCTTTCTCGGGCAGATCGTCGACTGGCTGTCGGCAAGCTCGCGCGAGACCTTCTTCCAGGACCAGGGCTGGATGCTGGGGGCGATGGTCGTCGTCATCCTCGTCGTGCTGCCGAGCCTCGTCTTCGCCGAAGCGCTGATCGGCTTCCAGGCGATCTTCGGCAATTTTCCGATGCGTTTTCGCTGGAGCATTCACAACTGGCTGCTCGAGCAGTCGCTCGGCTTCTTTCAGGACGAATTCGCCGGCCGGATATCCACCAAGCTCATGCAGACGGCGCTGGCGCTGCGCGAGACCATCACCAAGTCGATCGACGTGATGCTGTATGTCGCCGTCTATTTCGGCGGCATCGTCTTCCTGGTCGCCTCGGCCGACTGGCGGCTCGTTCTGCCCTTCGCGGGCTGGCTGGCGCTGTACTTCGTCCTCCTGCGCCATTTCATTCCGCGCCTGATGATCGTGGCCGAGCGCCAGGCAGACTCGCGGGCGCAGATGACCGGAAGGATCGTCGACGCCTATGCCAATATCGGCACGGTGAAGCTGTTTGCGCATACGCGGCGTGAGGCCGAGCATTCGCGCCGGTCGATGGCATCCTTCCTGCAGCCCGTCTACGGCCAGGCCCGCCTGATCAACGGCTTCTACACCAGTCTCACCCTCCTCAACTCGGCTCTGCTCGTGGCCGTGGGTGCTCTGGGGATCTGGCTCTGGCAGGGCGATCTCGTTTCGGTTGGCGCCGTCGCCGTCGCCGTCGGGCTCGTGCTGCGGCTCAACGGCATGTCGCAATGGATCATGTGGGAGGTCTCGGCGCTGTTCGAGAACATCGGCACGATCCGGGACGGCATCGCCACCTTCACCCTGCCGGTGACCCTCAACGATGTACCCGGCGCGAAGCCTCTCGTGGTGACGACCGGCGAGGTTCGGTTCGAGAATGTCGGTTTCGGCTACGGCACGGAAAAGCCTCACCGACAGGCCGGCGCCGTGGTCGAAAATCTGACCCTGACGATCCGGCCGGGCGAGAAGATCGGCCTCGTCGGCCGCTCGGGCGCCGGCAAGACGACGCTCCTGAACCTTCTCCTGCGCTTCTACGACGTCCACACCGGACGCATCCTCATCGACGGGCAGGACATCGCCCGCGTCACGCAGGAATCGCTGCGCGGCCAGATCGGCATGGTGACGCAGGACACCTCGCTGCTGCATCGATCCATCCGCGAGAACATCCTCTACGGACGCCCCGATGCGAGCGAAGCGGACGTGCGACGGGCGGTCGAGCGGGCACAGTCGACAGGCTTCATCGACGACCTCTCCGACATCGACGGGCGGCACGGGCTCGACGCCGAGGTCGGCGAGCGCGGCGTGAAGCTGTCGGGAGGCCAGCGCCAGCGCATCGCCATCGCCCGCGTGATGCTGAAGGACGCGCCAATCCTGCTCCTCGACGAGGCGACATCGGCGTTGGATTCGGAGGTGGAGGCGGCGATCGCGGAGAATCTCTACACTTTGATGCAGGGCAAGACCGTCATCGCCGTCGCCCATCGCCTGTCGACCATCGCTGCGCTCGACCGGCTGATCGTCCTCGACCGCGGCCGCATCGCCGAAGAGGGCACGCATGCCGAACTCATCGCGCGCGGGGGGATTTATGCCCAGCTCTGGAGCCGCCAGGTCGGCGGCTTCATCAATGCAGACGAAGACGACGGGATCGATACGGACGGCGGGAACACGGCAGCCGCGCCGGCGCCCGGCACGGTGAGGGCGGCGGAATGA
- a CDS encoding tRNA (cytidine(34)-2'-O)-methyltransferase encodes MRPTIALYQPDIAGNTGTILRLGACLGLGVAIIEPAGFDMSDRALKRAGMDYVEMANLTRHLSFAAFEAWRAATGRRLVLFTTAATQGYTDFAYRPDDILLFGRESAGVPQAVHDVADARVTIAMIAGARSLNLAVAAGMAAGEALRQLEWQPSAPD; translated from the coding sequence ATGCGACCGACGATCGCCCTCTACCAGCCCGACATCGCCGGCAATACCGGAACGATCCTGCGGCTCGGCGCCTGCCTCGGTCTCGGCGTCGCCATCATCGAGCCGGCCGGCTTCGACATGTCGGACCGGGCACTGAAGCGCGCGGGCATGGACTATGTCGAGATGGCGAACCTCACCCGTCACCTCTCCTTCGCCGCCTTCGAGGCCTGGCGCGCCGCGACGGGTCGTCGCCTCGTCCTGTTCACCACCGCCGCGACGCAAGGCTACACGGACTTCGCCTATCGGCCGGACGACATCCTGCTCTTTGGCCGCGAAAGCGCCGGCGTGCCGCAGGCGGTGCACGACGTTGCCGACGCACGGGTGACGATCGCCATGATCGCCGGCGCCCGCTCGCTCAATCTTGCCGTCGCCGCCGGCATGGCGGCCGGCGAGGCGCTGCGCCAGCTCGAATGGCAGCCATCGGCCCCGGATTGA
- a CDS encoding adenine phosphoribosyltransferase: MSDPFALAAHIRTIADYPKPGIQFRDITTLLADPGAFRDCVDRLVAPLAGAGIAKVAGIEARGFILGGAMAHQLGAGFVPVRKAGKLPHATVRVAYSLEYGLDEMEMHRDSVEPGERVLLTDDLIATGGTAEAAVTLLRQLGAEIVAACFVIDLPDLGGRKRLEALGVEVRTLVSFSGH, from the coding sequence ATGTCCGACCCCTTCGCTCTTGCCGCGCACATCCGCACCATCGCGGATTATCCCAAGCCCGGTATCCAGTTCCGCGACATCACCACGCTGCTTGCCGATCCCGGAGCCTTCCGGGACTGCGTCGATCGCTTGGTCGCGCCGCTGGCGGGCGCGGGCATCGCCAAGGTCGCCGGCATCGAGGCGCGTGGCTTCATCCTCGGCGGCGCCATGGCACATCAGCTCGGCGCGGGCTTCGTGCCGGTCCGCAAGGCCGGCAAGCTGCCGCATGCGACCGTCCGCGTCGCCTATTCGCTGGAGTACGGTCTCGACGAGATGGAGATGCACCGCGATTCGGTCGAGCCGGGCGAGCGGGTGCTTCTCACGGACGACCTCATCGCCACCGGTGGAACCGCGGAAGCGGCGGTGACGCTGTTGCGCCAGCTCGGCGCCGAGATCGTTGCCGCATGCTTCGTCATCGACCTGCCCGATCTCGGCGGCCGCAAGCGGCTCGAGGCGCTGGGCGTCGAAGTGCGCACGCTGGTCAGCTTTTCCGGCCATTGA
- a CDS encoding cytochrome c1, with translation MIKLLTAVLAAGVYFAPVAHAQEAVPADSTTAAPQPSTETPQAGEGSAPGAAPDSGTGLGTTGDQHEEAGGEHATPHYPLKKPEEMDWTFAGMGGHWDIGQLQRGLKVYKEVCAACHGLSLVAFRNLSSLGYNEEQVKAFAAEYTVQDPNPNADGEMVERPGVGSDYFPSPYPNHEAAAAANNGAAPPDLSLMAKARAVERGFPQFVFDVLPWIQYAEGGPDYVHALLTSYEDEAPEGITVQDGTYYNPAFIAGPALAMPPPLSDDVVTYDDGAPQTVDQYSRDVSAFMMWAAEPHLVTRKQTGLVVLVFLIVLASLTYVIKRRVWANTPH, from the coding sequence ATGATCAAGCTTCTGACCGCCGTGCTGGCTGCCGGCGTCTATTTCGCGCCGGTCGCCCATGCACAGGAGGCGGTTCCGGCCGACTCGACGACAGCCGCGCCGCAGCCCAGCACCGAGACGCCGCAGGCCGGCGAGGGCTCCGCGCCAGGTGCAGCGCCTGACAGCGGGACCGGTCTGGGGACGACCGGCGACCAGCATGAGGAGGCCGGCGGCGAGCATGCGACGCCGCACTACCCGCTGAAGAAGCCCGAGGAAATGGACTGGACCTTTGCCGGCATGGGCGGGCACTGGGACATCGGCCAGCTGCAGCGCGGCCTGAAGGTCTACAAGGAAGTCTGCGCGGCCTGCCACGGGCTCAGCCTCGTCGCGTTTCGCAATCTGTCCTCGCTCGGCTACAACGAGGAGCAGGTGAAGGCATTCGCCGCCGAGTACACCGTTCAGGACCCGAACCCGAACGCCGATGGCGAGATGGTCGAGCGGCCGGGCGTCGGATCCGACTATTTCCCCTCGCCCTATCCCAACCACGAGGCAGCCGCTGCCGCCAACAACGGTGCTGCGCCGCCGGATCTGTCGCTGATGGCCAAGGCTCGCGCGGTCGAGCGCGGCTTCCCGCAGTTCGTCTTCGACGTGCTGCCCTGGATCCAGTATGCCGAGGGCGGGCCGGACTACGTCCACGCTCTTCTCACCAGCTACGAGGACGAGGCACCGGAGGGCATCACCGTCCAGGACGGCACTTACTACAACCCCGCCTTCATCGCCGGCCCGGCGCTGGCCATGCCGCCGCCGCTGTCGGACGATGTGGTCACTTACGACGACGGCGCACCGCAGACGGTCGATCAGTATTCGCGCGACGTCTCGGCCTTTATGATGTGGGCGGCCGAGCCGCATCTCGTGACGCGCAAGCAGACGGGCCTGGTCGTTCTGGTGTTCCTGATCGTCCTGGCTTCGCTGACCTACGTCATCAAGCGCCGTGTCTGGGCTAATACGCCGCATTGA